Genomic window (Planctomicrobium piriforme):
TCGGACGATTGTTCCCAATGGTCCCAGTGGTCGACGAGGAATGCGGGTGATTCGGCGGTGCAGGCACGGATCGCTTCCAGCCGAATCAATTCATCAGCGTGCTCGACTCCTTCGCCCATCTCAGGCCGCGGAGGCGTGTTGATCACGGCGACAGCACCTGCGCCGCGAATGCGTTCAATCAGCTCGTGAAACATCCGTTCGAATGCCAGCGACGATTCGCCGGTCGCACGCAGTTCTTCAACGCCGCAACTCACAATCACGATGTGCGGCGCAAACCGGCCGATTCTCTGTTCGAAGTTGTCGAGGAGTTCCCGCAACCGCAGTCGCGGCGCCTCGCTGCTGATAAAAGCGTCGTCGTACCTGCCCAGTTCATCGCGAATGGCATGCGTCAGCGCTGACACATGACTATTCCGCTCAGACGGCTGTCCAGGCAGAGTCAGCGTATCTCCCGTGAACAGCCAGGTGACGGAGGGAGCCGATCGCAGCATCGCCAACAATTCCGGAACAGTCGCCGGCACTGCCCGTATTTCTGGAACGGCAATCTGCTCGTCGCAGTCAGCCGCAAGGGGAACGTCATCCGACGGACGGGTGAGTTGAATCACGAGCCGGCGACGGCGTAACGACGATTTGCTGTGGTAGAGAAACGACCGAGTCACTTGTCGCCTTCCATTGCAGACGGCTGCCCGCCGTGGAGTCGATGAGTTGTTTTCAGTAGACAGTTTTCAGTCGTCAGTTTGGGATGCGACGACTTCTCGGAGCTTCCCGATCCCGGCATTTCCTGAGAACTGATGACTGACAACTGAATTCTACTCTCATTTGGCCACGTAGGTGTAACTACGTCAAGGCAAACGCCCCGAAAGATCGCTGGATCTTCCGGGGCGTTCTGCACTTTCGTCAAATCCGCTGAGGTCAAACAGCGGACGGCATGGGCTTAACCGGCTTTCACCGTCAGAGTCGTTTTTCGGGCTCGGTTGGATTTTGGCAACGTCAGGGTCAGCAGCCCGTTGCGAACCTGGGCG
Coding sequences:
- a CDS encoding SGNH/GDSL hydrolase family protein, encoding MTRSFLYHSKSSLRRRRLVIQLTRPSDDVPLAADCDEQIAVPEIRAVPATVPELLAMLRSAPSVTWLFTGDTLTLPGQPSERNSHVSALTHAIRDELGRYDDAFISSEAPRLRLRELLDNFEQRIGRFAPHIVIVSCGVEELRATGESSLAFERMFHELIERIRGAGAVAVINTPPRPEMGEGVEHADELIRLEAIRACTAESPAFLVDHWDHWEQSSELHWLAADGQSLSHSGAKAFADEFVRELQLDELKHQISEVDEPLPVE